In Actinomycetota bacterium, the sequence TTGCGCCCGATGCCGGCGAGCACCAGCCGGTGGAACCTCTCGGGTGCCCGGCAGGCCAGGCGGAGCAGGGTGATCGCACCGAGAGAGAAGCCGACGGCATCGACCTGCCCCGGTGGCAGCGCGTCTTCGATGCGTAAGGTCAGATCGGCGTAGGCGTCAGTGTCGTGGGGCTTGGGTGCCGTGCCATGACCGAGCAGGTCGATGCCGATCACCTCCCGCCCGGCATCGGCGAGCAGTTCGGTGAACCCGCTGCGCTGCCACGTCTCGGCGAACGAGCCACCCCATCCGTGCACGAGGACAACCGGGTGGGCCATCTGCGTGAAGCTACCTGCAGGGGGATCTGCTCACCGAGCGCACGGTCGGTGCACCGGCACCCGGGCCGCCATTAGCCTGGGGCGGCCTCAACCGGGCCAACCCCCCGCCGAGGCCGACCCGATGCGCTTCTTGAACGACACCGCCCCTCCGTACGAGCTCACGTACAGCGACGCCTTCATGGTGCCGAGCATCTCCGACGTTCCGTCACGCCTGGTCGTCGACCTCGTCACCCCGGACGGGCTCGGTACGACGATCCCGGTCGTCGTCGCCAACATGACCGCCGTGGCAGGACGCCGGATGGCCGAGACGGTCGCCCGTCGCGGCGGGCTGACCGTGCTGCCCCAGGACATCCCCCTCGACGTGATCGAGAGCGTCGTCGGCTGGATGAAGAGCCGCCACCCGATCTACGACACGCCGATCACGCTCGGGCCCCACCACACGGTGGGCGACGCCTTGAGCCTGATCCACAAACGTGCGCACGGGATCGTCGTCGTGGTGGACGACGACGAGCGTCCCCTCGGTGTGTTCACCGACGCCGACGCTGCCGGCTTCGACCGCTTCGCCCAGCTCCACACCGTGATGCGCACCGACCTGGTGACCGTCGCCGAGGGAACTGACCTCGAGCACATCTACGAACTGCTCTCCCACAAGCGGATCAACGCCGCACCCGTCGTCGGCGCCGACGGGCGGCTGCTCGGCTGCATGACACGTCGGGGGGCGCTGCGCTCCGCGATCTACCGCCCGGCGCTGAACGCGGCTGGTCAGTTGCTCACCTCGGCGGCGGTCGGCATCAACGGCGAACCGGCCACGCGGGCGAAGGAGCTCGCTGCTCTTGGCGTCGACGTCCTCGTCATCGACACCGCCCACGGTCACCAGACGCGCATGCTGCGCACCATCGCCGAGGTGCGCAGGTTGGTGCCCGACCAGCCGATCGTCGCCGGCAACGTCGTCACCGAGGAGGGCACGCGCCAGCTCATCGAGGCCGGTGCCGACGTGGTGAAGGTGGGGGTCGGCCCGGGGGCGATGTGCACGACGCGGATGATGACCGGCGTCGGTCGCCCGCAGTTCTCGGCCGTGCTCGAGTGCGCCGCCGAGGCCCGCCGCCACGGATGCCACGTGTGGGCCGACGGCGGCGTGCGCCATCCCCGCGACGTGGCGCTCGCACTCGCCGCCGGAGCGTCGAACGTGATGTTCGGGTCGTGGCTCGCCGGAACCTACGAGTCGGCCGCAGACACGCTGCGCGACACCGAGGGGCGCCTCTACAAGGAGAGCTTCGGAATGGCGTCGAACCGCGCGGTCAAGGTGCGCACCCGTTCGGAATCGCTGTTCGAGCGAGCGCGCAAGGAGCTGTTCGAGGAGGGGATCAGCACCTCGCGGATGTACCTCGATCCCGACCGCCCCGGCGTGGAGGACATCCTCGACCAGATCGTCGCCGGGGTGCGCAGCGCATGCACGTACGCGGGCGCCTCGACCATCCCCGAGTTCCAGGAGCGTGCTGTCGTCGGCGTGCAGAGCGCGGCCGGCTTCGACGAGGGGCAGCCTCAGGGAACCTCGTGGTGAGCGCGTCCACGACCAGGCCCGGCGCGCCCGGGCAGCGGCTGCTGCGCGTCGTCGCCATCGACGGCCCGGCCGGCGCCGGCAAGTCCACCGTGGCGCGCTTTCTGGCCGATCGGCTGGGGCTCGAATACCTCGACACCGGAGCGATGTACCGAGCCGTGACGTTCGGCGCGCTGGAGCGGCGGGTGCCGGTCGACGCCGAGGAGGCCGTCGCTCGTCTCGCTCGCGATCTCACGCTGGAGCTCGACGAGCGCGGGGTGCGGGTCGACGGCGTCGACGCCACCGCCGCGATCCGATCGCCCGAAGTCACCGCGCTCGTCAGCACCGTCGCCGCGAACCCGGCCGTTCGCCATGAGCTGCGTCGCCGCCAGCGGGCCTGGGGCGAGGAGCGCCGCGGTGGTGTGATCGAAGGCCGAGACATCGGCTCGGTGGTGTTTCCCGACGCGGTGCTGAAGGTGTACCTCACCGCTAGCCCGAGGGTGCGCGCCCTGCGCCGCGTGGCCGAGGCCGGCGGCGATGTCGACGAGATCGAGCGCGCGATCGCGGAGCGCGACCGGTTGGACTCGACCCGGGTCGACAGCCCGCTCGTCGAAGCCGACGGATCCGTCGTCGTCGACACGAGCGACCGCGGGATCGACGATGTCGTCGACGAGCTCGTGACGCTCGTGCGGCGCCGAGAGCGCCAGCTCGCCTCCCTCGGGGAAGGGGGGCCGCAGTGACCGGGGTCGACACGTTCCTCGCCGGCTCGGGCCCCGCGAGCCGGGCGTTCTACCAGTTCATGCGCTTCCTCGTCGTCACGTTCTGCAGGTTGTACCTGCGCCAGTCCGTGGAGGGCCGCGAGCACGTGCCGACGTCGGGTGCGTTCGTGCTCGCGCCGGTGCACCGTTCGTACGTCGACACGCCCATCGTGGCCTCGGCCACTCGCCGGCGGATGCGCTACATGGGCAAGGACACGCTCTGGCACAGGCCGCGTTTTGGCTGGATGCTGTCTGCGCTCGGGGCCTTCCCGGTGAGCCGCGGCAAGGCCGACCGCGAAGCGCTCATGCGCTGCATCGAGGTGCTCCGGGCGGGCGAGCCGCTGGTGCTGTTCGCCGAGGGCGAGCGGAAGTGCGGCCCGATCGTGCAACCGCTGTTCAACGGCGCCGCATATGCCGCTTGCAAGGCCAACGTGCCGATCGTGCCCGTCGGGATCGGCGGCAGCGAGCGAGCGATGCCGAAGGGCGCCAAGTTCGTCTATCCCCGCAAGGTGCACATGATCATCGGCGCGCCGATCCACCCCCGGGTCGACGGCAGCGGGCGCGCGCCGCGCGAGGCGGTGAAGGAGCTGTCGGCTGAGCTCCACGCCGAGATGCAGCGCCTGTTCGACGCCGCCCAAGCCCGGGTCGGCTGACAACGCCCCCCGTTCTCGGTCGGATGAGTCGCGCTATGTGTCACAAATCCGACCGAGAAACTTGGGGGAAGGGGCGCTCTCAGGCGCCGGCGTAGTACGCGGCGAGGGCCGCCTGCAGGTGCAGGGGGTCGTCTGCGCCGCAGAGCTCACGTGCCGAGTGCATGGAGAGCTGGGGCACCCCGACGTCGACCGTGGCGATGCCGAGCCTCGTCGCGCTGAGCGGGCCGATGGTCGAGCCGCAGGGCATGTTGTTGCGGCTCACGAACACCTGCCACGGGACCCCCGCCGCCTCACATGCGCGCTGGAAGACCGCCGCGGTCTCGGCCGAGGTCGCGTAGCGCTGGTTGCTGTTCAGCTTCAGCGCCGGACCGTGGTTGACGAGAGGACAATGGTCGGGCTCGTGGCGTTCGGGGTAGTTGGGGTGCACGGCGTGGGCGTTGTCGGCCGAGATGCAGGTGCTGGCCGCGAACGCGCGGTGCAGGTGCTCGCGGCCGCCGCCCGCGGCGAGCACGAGCCGTTCGAGCACGGTCTCGAGCAGCGGCCCGCTGGCGCCGACGGAGCTCTGCGAGCCGACCTCTTCGTGGTCGAACAGCGCGACGACTCGCCACGTTCCATCGTCGAGCTGAGCGCAGGAGCGAAGCGCCGTGGTCGCCGCCCAGCAGGACACCAGGTTGTCGAGGCGCCCGCTCGCGAAGAGCGTGCGGTCGGCGCCGAGCACCGCTGCCGGTGTGATGTCGTAGAGGCAGAGCTCCCAGGCCGCCAGTGCCCCCCTTTCGAGGGACGCCATCGCGGCGATCCACTCGGCGAACTCACCGGGAGCGAACTTGCCGGTGCCCCACACCGGGGTGAGGTGAGCCTGGCGGTCGAGCTTCAGCCCTCTTTCGCCGACGTCGCGGTCGAGGTGGATCGCGAGCTGGGGAACACGGGCCACCGGTTCGTC encodes:
- a CDS encoding GuaB1 family IMP dehydrogenase-related protein, which codes for MRFLNDTAPPYELTYSDAFMVPSISDVPSRLVVDLVTPDGLGTTIPVVVANMTAVAGRRMAETVARRGGLTVLPQDIPLDVIESVVGWMKSRHPIYDTPITLGPHHTVGDALSLIHKRAHGIVVVVDDDERPLGVFTDADAAGFDRFAQLHTVMRTDLVTVAEGTDLEHIYELLSHKRINAAPVVGADGRLLGCMTRRGALRSAIYRPALNAAGQLLTSAAVGINGEPATRAKELAALGVDVLVIDTAHGHQTRMLRTIAEVRRLVPDQPIVAGNVVTEEGTRQLIEAGADVVKVGVGPGAMCTTRMMTGVGRPQFSAVLECAAEARRHGCHVWADGGVRHPRDVALALAAGASNVMFGSWLAGTYESAADTLRDTEGRLYKESFGMASNRAVKVRTRSESLFERARKELFEEGISTSRMYLDPDRPGVEDILDQIVAGVRSACTYAGASTIPEFQERAVVGVQSAAGFDEGQPQGTSW
- a CDS encoding M18 family aminopeptidase, encoding MTSVDALAGFLDASPSPWHAVSSAAAMLDAEGYIAVDEAAAPWTSVPRGYVIRGGALVAWCGDGSIPGSFRIVGAHTDSPGLRVKPLPDTGRLGWRQLGVEVYGGALTNSWLDRDLGVAGRLVERNGTARLVRVDEPVARVPQLAIHLDRDVGERGLKLDRQAHLTPVWGTGKFAPGEFAEWIAAMASLERGALAAWELCLYDITPAAVLGADRTLFASGRLDNLVSCWAATTALRSCAQLDDGTWRVVALFDHEEVGSQSSVGASGPLLETVLERLVLAAGGGREHLHRAFAASTCISADNAHAVHPNYPERHEPDHCPLVNHGPALKLNSNQRYATSAETAAVFQRACEAAGVPWQVFVSRNNMPCGSTIGPLSATRLGIATVDVGVPQLSMHSARELCGADDPLHLQAALAAYYAGA
- a CDS encoding (d)CMP kinase — its product is MHVRGRLDHPRVPGACCRRRAERGRLRRGAASGNLVVSASTTRPGAPGQRLLRVVAIDGPAGAGKSTVARFLADRLGLEYLDTGAMYRAVTFGALERRVPVDAEEAVARLARDLTLELDERGVRVDGVDATAAIRSPEVTALVSTVAANPAVRHELRRRQRAWGEERRGGVIEGRDIGSVVFPDAVLKVYLTASPRVRALRRVAEAGGDVDEIERAIAERDRLDSTRVDSPLVEADGSVVVDTSDRGIDDVVDELVTLVRRRERQLASLGEGGPQ
- a CDS encoding 1-acyl-sn-glycerol-3-phosphate acyltransferase encodes the protein MTGVDTFLAGSGPASRAFYQFMRFLVVTFCRLYLRQSVEGREHVPTSGAFVLAPVHRSYVDTPIVASATRRRMRYMGKDTLWHRPRFGWMLSALGAFPVSRGKADREALMRCIEVLRAGEPLVLFAEGERKCGPIVQPLFNGAAYAACKANVPIVPVGIGGSERAMPKGAKFVYPRKVHMIIGAPIHPRVDGSGRAPREAVKELSAELHAEMQRLFDAAQARVG